A genomic window from Dermacentor silvarum isolate Dsil-2018 chromosome 9, BIME_Dsil_1.4, whole genome shotgun sequence includes:
- the LOC119464639 gene encoding uncharacterized protein LOC119464639 codes for MADGGGTNEMMQALLEQNRRLLELIERKPEAFHVMADLNKAILDFDGEGSCQEAGAWLKSIDSMAVLHGWPDSFRLLHGYQPRMQDGILRWLNTENNEWVCPEQLQEMAQKDVASQQARSKQYFDKRHFTADKLSVVDIVVMRCVPEHTGAPTKTQKKFRGPLTVIEVLPADTYRVTEMNGRKRVYSTTAHISQLKRWDGRCQEQFDQSSSDEEESVPRRSTRVSKRPAYLRDHTT; via the exons ATGGCAGATGGCGGCGGAACTAACGAAATGATGCAAGCTTTGCTGGAGCAAAACCGGCGGTTATTGGAGCTTATCGAGAGGAAGCCTGAAGCGTTCCACGTTATGGCGGACCTAAATAAGGCTATCCTGGATTTCGACGGCGAGGGCTCATGCCAAGAAGCCGGGGCGTGGTTGAAGAGTATCGATTCCATGGCGGTCCTGCACGGCTGGCCGGACAGCTTCAG GCTCTTGCATGGATATCAACCAAGGATGCAGGATGGTATCCTCAGATGGCTGAACACTGAGAATAACGAGTGGGTCTGCCCGGAGCAACTTCAAGAGATGGCTCAAAAGGACGTAGCGAGCCAGCAAGCAAGGTCGAAGCAGTACTTCGACAAGCGTCACTTCACAGCGGACAAGTTGAGTGTTGTAGACATAGTGGTCATGCGCTGCGTTCCAGAGCACACTGGTGCCCCAACAAAAACCCAGAAGAAGTTCAGAGGTCCACTCACTGTGATAGAAGTACTTCCAGCAGACACCTACAGAGTGACCGAGATGAACGGAAGGAAAAGGGTCTACTCGACAACTGCCCACATCAGCCAACTGAAGAGATGGGATGGAAGATGCCAGGAACAGTTCGACCAGTCAAGCTCCGACGAGGAAGAAAGCGTGCCGAGACGTAGCACACGTGTGTCCAAAAGACCTGCGTATCTTCGGGACCACACCACATGA